A genomic segment from Nicotiana tabacum cultivar K326 chromosome 9, ASM71507v2, whole genome shotgun sequence encodes:
- the LOC107768267 gene encoding glucan endo-1,3-beta-glucosidase 11-like: protein MMKIRLNFLRFLFMLLVIFTPNAQLTARAFTGTYGINYGRIADNIPSPDKVVKLLRAAKIKNVRIYDAEPSVLNAFKGTGLELVVGLPNGFVKEMSANADHALTWVKDNVKAFLPGTRIVGIAVGNEVLGGSDNELEIALLNAVKNVYNATQKLGISDIVQISTAHSQAVFVNSFPPSACIFKDGVAQLMKPLLQLFSEIGSPFCLNAYPFLAYTYNSDKIDINYALFQPNGGIVDNRTLLHYDNLLDAQIDAAYAALENAGFRKMEVIVTETGWASNGDENEPAATPGNASTYNYNLRKRLAKRKGTPMRPKKMLKAYIFALFNENSKPGQSSEKNFGLFKADGSISYDIGFSGLQDISAASSLFSLKGIKARGYYLSAIAITASMSVLLSRL, encoded by the exons ATGATGAAGATACGCTTGAATTTTCTGCGATTCCTTTTTATGTTATTGGTGATCTTCACTCCTAATG CTCAACTGACTGCAAGAGCATTCACCGGAACTTATGGAATTAACTATGGGAGAATCGCAGATAACATCCCTTCACCTGATAAAGTTGTTAAACTCCTTCGAGCGGCAAAAATTAAGAATGTTAGAATATATGATGCAGAACCCAGTGTCCTTAATGCCTTTAAAGGGACAGGGCTTGAGTTGGTGGTTGGACTTCCGAACGGATTTGTAAAAGAAATGAGTGCTAATGCAGATCATGCTCTGACTTGGGTAAAAGATAATGTGAAGGCATTCCTTCCCGGTACCCGCATTGTCGGCATCGCTGTGGGAAATGAAGTTTTGGGGGGCAGTGACAACGAACTAGAGATAGCTCTTCTGAATGCTGTAAAGAATGTATATAATGCAACACAAAAGCTCGGGATAAGTGACATTGTTCAGATATCGACTGCACACTCACAGGCCGTCTTTGTTAATTCATTCCCTCCCTCCGCTTGTATATTTAAAGACGGTGTTGCTCAGTTGATGAAGCCACTTTTACAGTTATTCTCAGAAATTGGATCTCCGTTCTGTTTAAATGCCTACCCCTTTTTGGCTTACACGTACAATTCAGACAAAATAGACATAAATTATGCTCTTTTTCAGCCGAATGGGGGAATTGTTGACAATAGAACTCTTCTTCATTATGATAACCTGCTCGATGCTCAGATTGATGCAGCATATGCAGCTCTAGAGAATGCTGGTTTCAGAAAAATGGAAGTCATAGTTACTGAAACAGGCTGGGCGTCTAATGGGGATGAGAACGAACCTGCTGCTACGCCAGGTAATGCTAGTACATATAATTATAATCTGCGAAAAAGGCTTGCCAAGAGGAAAGGAACTCCAATGAGGCCAAAAAAAATGTTGAAGGCATATATTTTTGCACTGTTCAATGAGAATTCAAAGCCGGGTCAATCGTCAGAGAAGAACTTCGGACTCTTCAAAGCTGATGGTAGTATTTCTTATGATATTGGTTTCTCTGGGCTGCAAGATATATCAGCTGCATCTTCGCTTTTCTCTTTGAAG GGAATTAAAGCTCGAGGGTATTATTTGTCAGCGATAGCAATCACAGCTTCTATGTCAGTGCTGCTATCGAGGTTGTGA